The Helianthus annuus cultivar XRQ/B chromosome 15, HanXRQr2.0-SUNRISE, whole genome shotgun sequence genomic sequence TACAGTTATCATCGGAGCATTTACACAGCAACCCTGCAGAAAAGGTGAATCGATATTATCACACGACTCGCACATTATCCAATATTTGGATATAATCTCATAAAAAGTGAAATAAGAAAAAGACAAATATCGACAACAAACAAGTGACTCACCATGCATTCCATTTCTCCGACAGAAAACAAGCCATCCTTTGTAACCTCTATTATTTTTAAGAAGTAATCATGAAGTCGTTAATATGTATAAAACCGCAAAAATGTTTTTTAAgttgtgaatatatatatatgtggaaaaattacaagttttgtcctttatctttataccacttttcaggcggtgtcctttttaacgaatgttgacaggctgtgtcctttactaggtattttgttgcaagtttagtcctttacacccaacccagttaaaaaaccctgttaattgttgacaggcggtgtcctttactaggtattttgttgcaagtttagtcctttacacccaacaattaacagggttttttaactgggttgggtgtaaaggactaaacttgcaacaaaaaacctagtaaaggacaccgcctgtcaacattcgttaaaaaggacaccgcctgaaaaatggtataaagataaaggacaacttgtaatttttcctatatatatagaaTACAAACCGTTTCGTTTCACTCCCAAGTGATCCAATAATGCAGCTTCAATGTCCCGTGAACCGCGAATCATACAAGGAGTTGTTCCACACACCAAAAGATGGTATTTGCCAACCTAAAAAATCAACATATAAGTAAAAGCGTTGAAAATGACACATATACAGCATATGTACATGGGACGTACCTTTGCTCTATTAAACATGGAATAAAATGTTGCGACCTCGTACACACGAATAGGAGCAACTTCGATTACTTTTGCCACCTTCAGCACGCAACATATCACACCGTTAGTGCAAATGAACACAGAATGTACAGTGTACAAAAAAAATAATTGGCCAAAATTAGGGCTGTAAGCAAACCGAACGTTCAGTGAAAAGTTCGTGAAccattcggcgggaagttcgtttatgttcgttcgtttgaTAAATGAACAGACATGAACAAGAAATTGCGTTCGATAAGTTAAACAaatgaacatgaacagaggctGTTTTCGTTCGTTCacttatgttcatgaacgttcggtagTGTGTTCATCTATATTCgcttgtttatgttcgtttatttaaaggtttttttatattaatttttatttattagttttcgtttttgaaaatttgaaaccaTAGTTATACTATATGCCTTCGCCAACATCCCTCATTTGACCATTTCAATTTAAGTTTTTGTTAAAGCTTGACAAACTTCTTAATTATTGTGTTAATTATGTCAACTATATTCCGATAATTATGTTAAGTAATTATTTATgagtaaagtacatggatggtcccagTGGTTTACCAAAAtattggatttggtccctagctttccaaaattacaaagatggtccctgtggtttgcactttgtaacgtgtTTCGTCTCcagctttttccaaaagtacattgattccctgtggtttgcactttgtaacacatttagtctgTAACCTagacatgctaaaacctttagatttgttggttggggactaaatgcgttacaaagtgcaaaccatagggaccatccgtgtacttttggaaaaagctAGAGACGAAacgcgttacaaagtgcaaaccacagggaccatctttGTAactttggaaagctagggaccaaatccaaaattttgataaaccacagggaccatccatgtacttcaCTCTTTATTtattgagttaaatgccattttagtccctgtggattgggccattttgccagtttagtctaaaggtttcatttttcgccggtgggtccaaaaaggtttcaccgttgccattttagtccaatgggttaacttcatccattttttatgttaacgagaagggcaattcggtcattttatatggccgaattgcccttctagttaacagaattacatataaaatggccgaattgcccttctcgataacaaaaaaaaaatggatgaagttaacccagtagactaaatggcaacggtgaaacctttttggacccacatgcgtaaaatgaaacctttggactaaactggcaaaatggcccaaaccacagggactaaaatggcatttaactcttaattTTTGGTGTATTCTTCGTAATCTTTCTGATGAAAAATGCAGATTTTAGTTTACAATGAATATATaacgttcggtaagtgttcatgaacatatTCATTAATCcgtaatgaacgaacacgaacacgaacaagaacaagaacttgttcgtgttcgttttcAGCCCTAGCCAAAACTGTCATTCGACCAAAACACCTATAAGAAGTGAGCAACCATTAAGCTTCTACAAGTTGTAGGCCCAAATCATGGATTTGTGTGTTGCAAATGAAGAGCCCTCAAGAGAGTAACAACAACATACTTGATAAAAAGGGATGTAAAATATATGATATATCCCAACGACAATGACATAATAGATAATAGCGACGTATATATTATTAGAAGAAAGATGCTAACATACCGCATCCATTGCGGAAACAGGAAGCCAGCCGCCATGTTGTTGTTGTGCAAGATCTAGCAGTGGGATGACTGCCGATTGCTTGTAGTTAGATGGATAGTGTGACAGAATCTCCTTTACCTGTGTGTACCAATTAACCATTAGGTATAAACTTTACCTAACGTATATTCGTATGCTTAATATTATCCGTTAAATAGTAATATGAGCCCGTCATTATAACAAACTCAAAAACAAATAATGAAATATCCGTAACATTTATAGAGGTATTAGTAATAGCttctaacttaaaaaaaaaaaaaaaaaaaaaaaaaaatctaggtACCACTATAATTCTATACTAATcgccatagttattaaaggcactaggcgcactcaaggcgcataggcctcgcctggggactaggcgcaaagcgcaaaaaaagcgagggcctgagaaaaataaagcgcgtaatgaaaaattttgaaaaatatattatgtattagaaaaagaatactattcttcaaataaaataaacaaagtctattatgtaacactttatatcatctaattagtaccaaaatattagtgtattagtgtagaaaagtagttttccttgattaaaagtagaaattTGGCTAGAATCTTGTCGGAATTTAGCCGGAATCTAGGAATCTTGCCGGAATGTGCGCCTGAACCATCATCTAGAGAGttaaagcgcaatttcctcgacttaaagcgcaacagcctcgcctcgcctgaaaaatgggcctaggcgcaagaggcgatggcttttaacaactatgctAATCGCAATCTAAAACTTAATGTGGAAGATAAATGATATTAATCCTCAAATGAATCTACAAATCAACTTCACAGTTTGACTTCAAGTAGTGACAATCAACAAACATAAAATAATACTATGAGAAACTTAATGGTTGGTTACTCACTTAACTAATGAAGCAGGTATTGTGGTACCAACGTAACCAATTTAATtgttatttatattaaaaaaacaaaaaatttaaaGGCCGCTATCTATCGCCACAGACCATATAGCGAGCATGGAATTTAAGCATTCCAAaaggaattggaatctcaattccattctTAATGTGTTTGCTTGGCAAAtttgttggaattggaatcttAATTCGAAACTGGAAACGTTTCGACCCGACCCGGCCCATTCGACTGGGTCAGCAGCAAGTTGTTTTAGGTTGCGTCGGGTTGAGACGTTTTGTGTCGGTAATGGGCTGGGTCGAGTCGAGCCATTTCAGGTCGTTAACGGGCCGGCTCAGGACGTTTCAGATCATTAGCAGGCCGGGTCGGGTCGAGATGTTTCCGATCATTAACGGGCCGGGTCGGGTCGAGATGTTTCCGATCATTAATGGGCCGGGTCCGGTCAAGACGTTTCGGGTCGCTAACGGGCCAGTTCGGGTGAGTTCGAAATGTTTTGGGTCGTTAATTGGTCGGATCAAATCAAAACAATTCGAGTCGTTAACGCATCTGTTCGAGTCAGAACGTTTCAGGTCGTTAACAGGACGGGACGGGTTGGGTAGAGACGTTTCGAGCCGTTACCGAGGTCTGGTGGAATCAAGACGTTTCGAGTCGTTAACGGTCTGGGTCGGGTCGAGATGTTTCGGGTACATGCCGGGTCAAGTCAGGTCGTTAACGGGTCGAATCGGGTCGGGACGTTTCAGGCCGGCACGGGCTAAATCGGATGGAATTGTTGTGGGTCGACCACGGGCCTATTTTCGACATTGGTGACCGATCGAAGATTCCAAAGACTTTACTTGAATTCCTACAAAtggaaggattttgaattcctttgTTTAAAGCAATTTGAAGGGAATTCATTTCCATTTCCAATTCCTTTGCTAACCGAACACGACCAagaatggaattgagattccaattccttCCTTTGTTGAAACGAACAACATAAGGAACGGAATCTAAATTCCAATTCCATCTAGATTCCATTCCATTCTGCGAAACGAACACCGCCTAACTATTCATCAAATCCTAATCCAAAACTCCAGTAAACCTCACGTATGCAGAAATTATGCAAGGTTTGCTTGATAAATATATTTATTAGTAAAACAGATGAGAGAAAAGCAACTTCTAGTCGTAAATAAAGCTTGTCTGGTTGTACATAGACGCGCATCTCAAATACGTGATGCGCGCAAAATGCATTGAAGCACCTCTTTCCTATACCAAGATTTCAATAAAGAGTAAATCAGATTGTAAATACGGTCTGTATTTGATTGTTGTGTTTAGGGTTACATAACGAGGCGGTATT encodes the following:
- the LOC110910325 gene encoding NADH dehydrogenase [ubiquinone] flavoprotein 2, mitochondrial, encoding MLARLASKRLLEIRQVFRQSPQSARSLSTALNYHIDTPDNNPNVAWEFSEANKPKVKEILSHYPSNYKQSAVIPLLDLAQQQHGGWLPVSAMDAVAKVIEVAPIRVYEVATFYSMFNRAKVGKYHLLVCGTTPCMIRGSRDIEAALLDHLGVKRNEVTKDGLFSVGEMECMGCCVNAPMITVADYSNGSEGYTYNYYEDVTPKRVVEIVEALKRGEKPPRGTQNPERINCGPAGGNTTLLGEPKPPPCRDLDAC